One Bacteriovorax sp. PP10 DNA window includes the following coding sequences:
- a CDS encoding OmpA/MotB family protein yields the protein MSDSHDTFPPMIPKRGRKKKHHAVHEEVHEGEGPWIVSYADMMTLLFCFFVIMTSFANFDPVVVAKKSAAIADHFAPDSVMDDLKAYQTLGLDIGGHPNLKGVARSQLKDGTLEIVFSSSLMFAMGEVDISPEFMKSLDVLVGLIKNKNPNYRIIVEGHTDNAPISPKHPYRSNWELSSARSASVVNRFLYYGFKPTQLVSVGFGDSRPIAVDHDKNGEALPENQALNRRVVIKVLKPLKSDKMKNLGIDTYFDDSELVK from the coding sequence ATGAGTGATTCACACGATACATTTCCTCCCATGATTCCAAAACGTGGAAGAAAAAAGAAACATCATGCAGTTCATGAAGAAGTTCACGAAGGTGAAGGCCCCTGGATTGTTTCCTATGCGGATATGATGACGCTTCTATTTTGTTTTTTCGTTATTATGACGTCGTTTGCGAACTTTGATCCTGTTGTTGTGGCCAAGAAAAGTGCTGCCATTGCAGATCATTTTGCGCCTGATTCAGTAATGGATGACTTAAAGGCCTATCAGACATTGGGACTTGATATCGGAGGACACCCGAATCTTAAAGGTGTGGCCAGATCACAGCTAAAAGACGGAACACTGGAAATTGTTTTTTCTTCTTCGTTAATGTTTGCGATGGGAGAAGTTGATATCAGTCCAGAATTCATGAAAAGTCTGGATGTTTTAGTCGGACTGATTAAAAATAAAAATCCTAATTATCGCATCATCGTCGAAGGGCATACCGACAATGCTCCAATATCGCCTAAACACCCTTATAGATCAAATTGGGAACTCTCTTCAGCACGCTCTGCGAGTGTTGTGAATAGATTCCTTTATTATGGATTTAAACCCACTCAGCTGGTGTCTGTTGGTTTTGGTGACTCAAGACCGATTGCGGTAGATCACGATAAAAATGGAGAGGCCTTACCTGAGAACCAGGCGCTCAATAGAAGAGTTGTGATAAAAGTTTTAAAACCGCTTAAGAGCGATAAAATGAAAAATTTAGGTATTGATACTTATTTTGATGATAGTGAGCTTGTTAAGTAG
- a CDS encoding motility protein A — translation MNFFSILGFFFILAVMFGGVVTTISAKEYHLFADLPAIFLVVGGTAGAAAITMQINRVGRLLKVFFNRLLRGKRVEYSNIIKDLMIIAEAYRRGDSIATVIEKTNDHFLKEGLQMIDDNILKGEELFEVLESRAAHMFTHYNEEATKFKNLGKYPPAFGLMATVLGMIALLSNLGGADAMKMVGPAMGMCLVATFMGIVLANVVILPIGDSLADNAKEINLKNQIIVEGLYLISEKTNPIIVAEKLNSFLLPSDRLNWKDVAA, via the coding sequence ATGAACTTTTTTTCGATATTAGGATTTTTCTTTATTCTTGCAGTTATGTTTGGTGGAGTTGTCACTACCATTTCAGCAAAAGAATACCATCTCTTTGCCGATCTACCGGCAATCTTCCTGGTGGTTGGAGGGACAGCGGGAGCTGCGGCCATCACTATGCAGATCAACAGGGTGGGAAGACTTCTCAAAGTATTCTTTAATAGATTATTAAGAGGAAAAAGAGTCGAGTATTCCAACATCATTAAAGATCTAATGATTATCGCTGAAGCTTACCGCCGTGGTGATTCTATTGCGACCGTGATTGAAAAAACCAATGACCATTTTTTGAAAGAAGGTCTGCAAATGATCGACGATAATATTTTAAAGGGTGAAGAGCTCTTTGAAGTATTGGAAAGTCGTGCGGCCCATATGTTTACTCATTACAATGAAGAAGCGACAAAATTCAAAAATTTGGGTAAGTATCCACCGGCCTTTGGACTAATGGCAACCGTTCTCGGGATGATTGCACTACTGTCGAATTTAGGTGGAGCGGATGCTATGAAGATGGTTGGTCCGGCCATGGGGATGTGTCTTGTTGCTACATTCATGGGGATCGTACTTGCGAACGTTGTTATCCTTCCCATTGGTGACTCACTTGCTGATAATGCCAAAGAGATCAATTTAAAAAATCAAATTATCGTTGAAGGGTTATACCTAATTTCAGAAAAAACGAATCCAATCATCGTTGCTGAAAAATTAAATTCATTCTTGCTTCCGTCAGATCGTCTAAATTGGAAAGATGTGGCAGCTTAG
- a CDS encoding fibronectin type III domain-containing protein, with protein MKMIKKGFKKVKNNYSFLLITLIALVSSSCKQDLTKVVNAMTGNILEPVSMTVSPKEDLGEVVVGEEPVKLTIKIKNNSSDKIRKMQLLIDKTQTVLKFKENAKAEAVTPGLGGTCQDVLASGSECTYILLFNPRKSGTFEIPVKFSYENLIEPQEKTVTIHAVTGEPASLVFSNEISTYTLGVVEQTEVTTRYMDLNIVNKGGLSARNIATELINSDVSNAFEVTSNSCTGNLNPLETCKITLGYTPHNNNYTDPSIEYKGQVTLSYLRDSKGTQSSLNGYASFIAATIEAKFKENFKMIDFGTLFTGNKNTKSVRISNNGYRAGILKEMTLSDYQGNVLTTCKKAGSGLILDCSKDLKDFPFIIEDTNSCMENETPGITGDASGGNCYFAITYWPSLTWESGTQSQHYFNEVKIDLKYDSQWKGSPNIVVVNNMFEILADFLSAGKLALQDISFGNLSVDPGQITYSTNHVDVDLGRIALVSSDTYNTFVKITWKNTGENIIITDKITDQHMPTPNVITELGYNPNVFYQQIKTSAGCGFISPGASCSISFNLAPVLQANSTLEDQFMFDNISDVLKKIKTFSVIYSDGSKFEDNGDASTLRRFDNHLTAKLIKKGSLAITSPLATTVTSTTGLTENQYVCLTNVGTGDIYAIVNHSSENFVPKGSTGWPFRTIDQTGLLSSACSAPATKDCYDVIYSYGTTLPMVPDTSKFLAAGETCVLSVEVKAPETVRIRTYDVGLDHTRPFGPDFSNTAKAWERGTVSAAGTQISYTYLDGDYVSTDPKSFLNYGYQGATKKISASVDFQPPANIVLTNPLPVASALLYRPAIFYPVMTSTYPANVTIPAKNIAEAFFTHSYFTGLTNGFTKSDDAITHVKALNLTGAPYDSEYKVHIGTFPVGQTSNASFDFSNAGKRTAKSIILTEDGQTTSPIQIVSFNNLTTKPFPTLTLAQSAVISLRLQFHPTAPGLFKRCFNLSYNSTLEILDQYVCVYGEAVATYPKIKVEYSDVDIALPGPVETPSGSYTAVNAPVTEVDGTFIQFSGIKDSSVYVKKIIRLTNIGAVTAKKLNHYYMVNSFDANAIIPPDTTISTPGVNGCTPSKTLAAGAWCELVIKYQPTKISLAVALRRLGIIYEIAPDSNQYIAQMVGVNFTAVDPAKLMMANTTSESITDWSVPNAPMPLGESWPFNLNPYNKATNTHLVLDTLPTSRTFSVATLKNLSLMKASFLYMNPTPALGTWNQIFTNTFVTVKANRACFFGDDESNGAIPMDQKGFNSASVNQCLITVEFTGHETYTSCSSWNAAVKSKTIRVGDLLDNNCNPYSFKLNYYNNNRASYESINFHVKGFIEPNRSTTLPEPPAFTNVSATFVTGATGKATFSWPNLNPKTPGWGSILKYRIYYDAVPTNLNSSSVFKLTGAPTNVEVTGVNSVTIPNLTVGKYYYFKVMAVRKYLGITYLSDTNLPLLTLPIPAADHVYHHLTRTLIDKTYIAASGNRPNGVTTCAAKFFNVSINGTINKTTKTLITTPIWNYLITDPTLSSGYPPDGIGSLPHWLGDGVYDMKSNISLYDGTVLPGFPGYSPVAMSGTNSTYSAIFQKTCNNTSSCDLLYKIVGGDDVDLFYQGVFFAKDTAVSAFYRCSAVIKCPTNVAKLITDATCVAP; from the coding sequence ATGAAGATGATTAAAAAAGGATTTAAAAAAGTGAAAAACAATTATTCTTTTTTACTAATTACATTAATAGCTCTTGTTTCTTCTTCTTGTAAGCAAGATCTTACAAAAGTCGTTAATGCAATGACGGGCAATATTCTTGAACCTGTCTCCATGACAGTCTCTCCAAAAGAAGACCTTGGAGAAGTTGTTGTTGGCGAAGAGCCAGTTAAGCTGACAATTAAAATTAAAAATAATTCTTCTGATAAAATCAGAAAAATGCAGCTGTTAATAGATAAAACACAAACAGTATTAAAGTTTAAGGAAAATGCTAAGGCCGAAGCCGTTACTCCAGGACTTGGTGGAACATGTCAGGATGTCCTGGCATCAGGTAGTGAGTGTACTTATATCCTTTTATTTAACCCACGCAAGTCTGGAACCTTTGAAATCCCAGTGAAATTTAGTTATGAAAACCTGATTGAGCCTCAGGAAAAAACTGTAACCATTCATGCTGTTACAGGAGAGCCTGCTTCTTTAGTTTTTAGCAATGAAATATCGACATATACACTAGGTGTTGTCGAGCAAACTGAAGTCACGACAAGATATATGGATCTTAATATCGTGAACAAGGGTGGATTAAGCGCAAGGAACATAGCAACTGAACTTATTAATTCTGACGTTTCTAATGCATTTGAAGTTACAAGTAACTCTTGCACTGGCAATCTCAATCCATTAGAGACTTGTAAAATCACTTTAGGTTATACCCCACATAACAATAATTACACCGATCCTTCTATTGAATACAAAGGTCAGGTGACATTAAGTTATCTTAGAGACTCAAAGGGCACTCAAAGTAGTCTTAACGGTTACGCCAGTTTTATTGCAGCAACGATCGAGGCGAAGTTTAAAGAAAATTTTAAGATGATTGATTTTGGTACGTTGTTTACCGGAAATAAAAATACTAAAAGTGTCAGAATCAGCAACAACGGTTATCGTGCAGGTATTTTAAAAGAAATGACTCTCTCCGACTATCAGGGAAATGTACTCACAACTTGTAAAAAGGCCGGTTCGGGTCTGATCCTTGACTGCTCTAAAGACTTAAAAGATTTTCCTTTTATTATTGAAGACACTAATTCATGTATGGAAAATGAAACTCCGGGAATTACTGGAGATGCTTCTGGTGGGAACTGCTACTTTGCCATTACCTACTGGCCAAGTTTAACATGGGAATCAGGAACGCAGTCTCAACATTATTTTAACGAAGTTAAAATAGACTTAAAATATGACAGTCAGTGGAAAGGTTCGCCAAATATCGTTGTCGTAAATAATATGTTTGAAATACTGGCAGATTTCCTTTCGGCAGGAAAGCTGGCCTTACAAGATATCTCATTTGGAAATCTATCCGTAGATCCAGGTCAAATCACTTACTCAACCAATCACGTAGATGTAGACCTGGGACGAATTGCACTGGTCTCTTCAGATACATACAATACTTTTGTTAAGATCACCTGGAAAAATACAGGTGAAAATATTATCATCACAGATAAAATTACTGATCAACATATGCCTACTCCTAATGTCATTACAGAATTAGGATACAATCCTAACGTTTTCTATCAGCAAATTAAAACAAGTGCTGGTTGTGGGTTTATCTCTCCCGGAGCATCGTGCAGTATCAGTTTTAACCTGGCCCCCGTTCTTCAGGCGAACTCTACTCTTGAAGATCAATTCATGTTTGACAATATAAGTGATGTCTTAAAAAAAATAAAAACATTTAGTGTAATCTATAGCGATGGTTCTAAATTTGAAGATAATGGTGATGCTTCAACTTTAAGAAGATTCGATAATCACCTGACGGCCAAGCTTATTAAAAAAGGCTCGCTTGCCATCACTTCTCCTCTTGCAACGACTGTCACTTCAACAACTGGTTTAACAGAAAACCAGTATGTTTGTTTAACCAATGTGGGAACCGGAGATATTTACGCTATCGTCAATCATAGTTCTGAAAATTTTGTACCTAAAGGTTCAACTGGATGGCCATTTAGAACAATCGATCAAACAGGTCTATTGAGTTCTGCTTGTTCGGCCCCAGCGACAAAAGACTGTTACGATGTTATCTATAGCTATGGGACGACACTTCCCATGGTTCCCGATACATCAAAATTTTTAGCTGCAGGAGAAACTTGCGTTTTATCAGTCGAAGTAAAAGCGCCTGAAACGGTCAGAATCAGGACCTATGATGTTGGCCTTGATCATACAAGACCATTCGGCCCTGATTTCTCAAATACGGCCAAAGCATGGGAACGAGGTACAGTTAGTGCGGCAGGTACTCAAATTAGCTACACATATCTAGATGGTGATTATGTTAGCACTGATCCTAAATCGTTTTTAAATTACGGTTACCAAGGGGCCACTAAAAAGATTTCTGCAAGTGTCGATTTCCAGCCACCGGCCAACATTGTTTTAACTAATCCGTTGCCTGTCGCTTCGGCACTACTCTACCGTCCTGCGATTTTTTATCCAGTAATGACTTCAACATATCCAGCGAATGTCACTATTCCAGCTAAAAATATTGCTGAAGCCTTTTTTACACATTCATATTTTACGGGCCTTACCAATGGCTTTACGAAAAGTGATGATGCTATTACACATGTGAAAGCACTCAACTTAACAGGTGCTCCTTACGATTCGGAATATAAGGTTCACATTGGAACTTTTCCTGTTGGACAGACGAGTAATGCTTCTTTTGATTTTTCCAATGCAGGAAAAAGAACGGCAAAAAGTATAATTTTAACAGAAGATGGCCAGACAACTTCACCAATCCAGATCGTAAGTTTTAATAACCTTACAACAAAACCTTTTCCAACTTTAACATTGGCCCAATCGGCAGTTATCAGCTTAAGACTTCAATTTCATCCCACAGCTCCGGGACTCTTTAAGCGTTGTTTTAATCTTAGTTACAATTCGACATTAGAAATTTTAGATCAGTATGTCTGTGTGTACGGTGAAGCCGTGGCCACTTATCCTAAAATAAAAGTTGAATACTCAGACGTAGATATAGCTTTACCAGGGCCAGTAGAAACACCAAGTGGATCTTACACTGCGGTTAACGCTCCGGTAACTGAGGTGGATGGAACATTCATACAGTTCTCAGGAATTAAAGATTCTAGTGTTTATGTAAAAAAGATTATCCGCTTAACAAACATTGGAGCTGTAACAGCTAAAAAACTCAACCACTATTATATGGTCAATAGTTTTGATGCCAATGCCATTATTCCACCAGACACCACGATTAGTACTCCTGGAGTAAACGGGTGTACTCCAAGTAAAACCCTGGCAGCAGGCGCTTGGTGTGAACTAGTTATTAAGTATCAACCAACAAAGATCTCCCTGGCAGTGGCACTCCGTCGTCTGGGAATTATCTATGAAATTGCACCCGATTCTAACCAATACATTGCTCAAATGGTAGGTGTGAACTTTACGGCAGTAGATCCGGCCAAATTAATGATGGCCAATACAACTTCTGAATCTATTACTGACTGGAGTGTTCCAAATGCGCCTATGCCATTAGGTGAAAGCTGGCCATTTAATTTAAATCCATATAATAAAGCGACGAACACGCATCTGGTGTTAGACACTCTCCCTACAAGTAGAACATTTTCTGTCGCGACTTTAAAAAACTTATCGCTGATGAAGGCTTCATTTCTTTATATGAATCCAACACCAGCACTGGGAACGTGGAATCAGATTTTTACTAATACTTTTGTTACTGTTAAGGCCAACCGCGCCTGCTTCTTTGGAGACGATGAATCTAACGGTGCTATACCGATGGATCAAAAAGGATTTAATAGTGCAAGTGTTAATCAATGTTTAATCACGGTTGAGTTTACAGGCCATGAAACTTACACTAGTTGTTCTAGCTGGAATGCAGCGGTCAAATCTAAAACGATTCGCGTTGGTGACCTTCTTGATAACAACTGTAACCCTTATTCATTTAAACTTAATTATTATAATAATAATCGTGCCTCATACGAGAGTATTAACTTCCATGTTAAAGGTTTCATCGAGCCCAACAGGTCCACAACACTGCCTGAACCTCCTGCCTTCACAAACGTGAGCGCTACATTTGTAACAGGTGCTACTGGTAAAGCTACATTCTCATGGCCGAATCTAAATCCTAAAACACCGGGCTGGGGTAGCATTCTTAAATATCGTATTTACTATGATGCAGTTCCTACCAATTTAAATAGCTCTAGTGTATTTAAATTAACAGGTGCTCCGACCAACGTTGAAGTCACGGGTGTGAATTCCGTTACCATCCCTAATTTGACTGTCGGTAAGTATTATTACTTCAAAGTTATGGCCGTGAGAAAATATCTTGGTATCACCTACTTATCAGATACCAACTTGCCTCTTTTAACTCTGCCGATTCCAGCAGCAGATCATGTGTATCACCATTTGACGAGAACACTGATTGATAAGACTTATATTGCGGCTTCCGGGAATCGACCGAATGGTGTGACAACTTGTGCGGCAAAATTCTTTAACGTGTCTATTAATGGAACGATTAACAAAACGACTAAAACGTTAATCACTACACCTATTTGGAATTACCTGATTACCGATCCCACTCTAAGCTCAGGGTATCCGCCCGATGGGATAGGTTCACTACCTCATTGGTTAGGTGATGGTGTTTATGATATGAAAAGCAACATTTCACTTTATGATGGAACGGTCCTGCCAGGATTTCCGGGATACTCTCCCGTTGCCATGAGTGGAACGAATTCTACGTATTCTGCCATTTTCCAAAAGACCTGTAACAACACTTCATCATGTGACCTTCTTTACAAGATTGTTGGTGGTGATGATGTAGATTTATTTTATCAGGGTGTCTTTTTTGCGAAGGATACTGCTGTGTCGGCCTTCTATCGTTGTAGTGCCGTTATCAAATGTCCTACCAATGTAGCGAAGTTAATCACAGATGCAACTTGCGTGGCCCCATAA